In Haliaeetus albicilla chromosome 2, bHalAlb1.1, whole genome shotgun sequence, a single genomic region encodes these proteins:
- the TP53RK gene encoding EKC/KEOPS complex subunit TP53RK isoform X1: MAAAETEAGGLRSGMAGAAGPAVDEAGAGAGAGAGAAAAVAGPAVDEAGAEAPAVDEAGAAEEAEAPPPPLPGLQLVQQGAEARVYRGLFLGRAAVAKLRIPKRYRHPALEERLSRRRTAQEARSLLRCRRAGISAPVVYFVDYVTNSIYLEDIVGAITVQDHINSVQQSGNDTSSLLTLAEKMGELLARMHDEDLIHGDLTTSNILLRPPTEKLDLVLIDFGLSFISGLPEDKGVDLYVLEKAFLSTHPDTETMFKALLKTYAATSKKSGPVIKRLDEVRLRGRKRSMIG, encoded by the exons ATGGCGGCGGCAGAAACGGAGGCGGGCGGCCTGCGCTCTGGCAtggccggggccgcggggccTGCGGTGGAcgaggccggggccggggccggggccggggccggggccgcggccgcggtCGCGGGCCCTGCGGTGGACGAGGCCGGGGCCGAGGCCCCTGCGGTGGATGAGGCGGGGGCCGCGGAGGAGGCCgaggcgccgccgccgccgctgccggggCTGCAGCTGGTGCAGCAGGGCGCCGAGGCGCGCGTTTACCGGGGGCTCTTCCTCGGGCGGGCGGCGGTGGCCAAGCTCCGCATCCCGAAGCGGTACCGCCACCCGGCGCTGGAGGAGCGGCTGAGCCGGCGGCGCACGGCGCAGGAGGCGCGGTCGCTGCTGCGGTGCCGGCGGGCAG GGATTTCAGCTCCAGTGGTCTACTTCGTGGATTATGTCACCAACTCCATATATCTTGAAGATATTGTAGGCGCAATTACTGTTCAAGATCATATTAATTCTGTACAACAGAGTGGAAATGATACCAGTAGCCTCCTTACCTTAGCAGAGAAGATGGGCGAGCTGTTAGCAAGAATGCACGATGAAGATCTTATACATGGGGATCTTACAACTTCCAATATACTTCTGCGGCCACCCACAGAGAAACTGGACTTGGTGCTGATAGACTTTGGACTCAGTTTTATTTCAGGTCTTCCGGAGGATAAAGGAGTTGATTTGTATGTTCTGGAAAAAGCCTTCCTTAGCACTCATCCAGATACTGAAACTATGTTTAAAGCTTTGCTAAAGACCTATGCAGCTACATCTAAGAAATCTGGTCCTGTGATCAAAAGGCTAGATGAAGTACGActaaggggaaggaagagatcCATGATTGGGTAG
- the SLC2A10 gene encoding solute carrier family 2, facilitated glucose transporter member 10: MGRALLVLLLSATVSLLGGLIFGYELGIISGALLQLQVDFHLSCFKQEVLVSALLIGALLASLVGGILIDRHGRRRAILVSNLVLLVGSLILTLARSFIGLVIGRVTVGFAISVSSMACCIYVSEMVAAHQRGLLVSLYEVGITIGILLSYALNYIFADVEEGWRYMFGLAIAPTAMQFLSILFLPVNPVKLSSWDSDCQKGLIQLQDTEDRAAAKREPYKEKHYSFLDLFRTRDNMRRRTLVGLGLVLFQQFTGQPNVLGYASKIFHSVGFQSNSSAILASVGLGAIKVVATLVAMAFADKAGRRVLLMAGCVVMAISVTTIGLTSRIAPLAMARDCKAATDPNASHSLTQHPLTPLSTQPTVSPILPALGAGKSQAGPGFAATRSFTKAFASTQSREVVPDSSLAQKRGLVGPAKEETVGSAGPPFGGAPWAEHMVLNWITLLSMMAFVSAFSVGFGPMTWLVLSEIYPAGIRGRAFAFCNSFNWAANLLISLSFLDLIDAIGFSWMFLLYGLMGVMAVIFIYLFVPETKGQSLEEIDQQFSRKRVWEGNVFKQRRGRGVSCTHAQYRRVEHASST, encoded by the exons ATGG GTCGTGCACTGCTAGTCCTCCTCTTATCTGCAACGGTCTCTCTCCTGGGTGGGCTGATATTTGGATACGAGCTGGGGATTATCTCCGGCGCACTGCTGCAGTTGCAGGTAGACTTTCACCTCAGCTGCTTCAAGCAAGAAGTTCTTGTGAGCGCCCTCCTTATCGGAGCTCTCCTCGCCTCTCTGGTTGGAGGGATCCTCATTGACCGCCATGGACGGAGGAGAGCAATCCTTGTCAGCAACTTGGTCCTGTTGGTTGGCAGCCTTATTCTCACACTGGCGAGGTCATTTATCGGGCTGGTCATTGGGCGCGTGACCGTGGGCTTTGCCATCTCTGTCTCATCCATGGCCTGCTGCATCTATGTCTCAGAAATGGTGGCTGCTCATCAGCGAGGGCTGCTGGTGTCTCTCTATGAAGTAGGCATCACCATAGGCATCCTACTGTCCTATGCGCTGAATTACATCTTTGCAGATGTGGAAGAGGGATGGAGGTATATGTTTGGACTGGCCATTGCCCCGACGGCCATGCAGTTCCTCAGCATCCTCTTTCTCCCAGTGAACCCAGTTAAATTAAGCTCATGGGACTCAGACTGCCAGAAGGGTCTTATTCAATTACAGGACACTGaggacagagcagcagcaaagcgGGAGCCCTATAAGGAGAAGCATTACTCATTTCTTGACCTTTTCAGGACCAGAGACAACATGAGAAGGCGGACTCTGGTGGGCCTAGGACTGGTGCTCTTTCAGCAGTTCACTGGGCAGCCCAATGTGCTGGGCTATGCCTCCAAAATCTTCCACTCAGTGGGGTTCCAGAGCAACTCCTCGGCGATCCTGGCCTCTGTCGGGCTGGGGGCGATAAAGGTGGTGGCCACGCTCGTTGCGATGGCTTTTGCAGACAAGGCTGGCAGGAGGGTGCTACTCATGGCTGGCTGCGTGGTGATGGCCATCTCTGTCACCACCATTGGCCTCACCAGCCGCATTGCTCCGCTGGCCATGGCCAGGGACTGCAAAGCAGCCACAGACCCCAATGCATCCCACAGCCTCACCCAGCACCCCCTGACGCCCCTATCCACCCAGCCTACTGTGTCACCCATCCTGCCAGCATTAGGTGCTGGCAAAAGTCAGGCAGGCCCTGGGTTTGCTGCCACGAGGAGCTTTACCAAAGCTTTTGCCAGTACTCAAAGCAGAGAGGTTGTTCCCGATTCTTCCCTCGCTCAGAAAAGGGGCTTGGTAGGTCCGGCCAAAGAAGAGACAGTGGGAAGCGCTGGCCCTCCTTTCGGTGGTGCTCCCTGGGCAGAACATATGGTTTTAAATTGGATTACACTGTTGAGCATGATGGCTTTCGTGAGCGCCTTCTCAGTTGGATTTGGACCAA TGACCTGGCTGGTCCTCAGTGAGATCTACCCCGCTGGGATAAGAGGAAgagcctttgccttctgcaacaGCTTTAACTGGGCTGCCAACTTACTAATCAGCCTCTCCTTCCTGGACCTGATTG ATGCCATTGGTTTCTCTTGGATGTTCCTCCTCTATGGACTGATGGGAGTGATGGCTGTTATATTCATTTACCTTTTTGTTCCGGAAACAAAAGGACAGTCCTTAGAGGAGATAGACCAGCAGTTCTCCAGGAAACG GGTGTGGGAAGGAAACGTGTTTAAGCAGAGACGTGGAAGAGGAGTGAGCTGCACACACGCGCAGTATCGGAGAGTGGAGCACGCCAGCAGCACATGA
- the TP53RK gene encoding EKC/KEOPS complex subunit TP53RK isoform X2, whose amino-acid sequence MAAAETEAGGLRSGMAGAAGPAVDEAGAGAGAGAGAAAAAPAVDEAGAAEEAEAPPPPLPGLQLVQQGAEARVYRGLFLGRAAVAKLRIPKRYRHPALEERLSRRRTAQEARSLLRCRRAGISAPVVYFVDYVTNSIYLEDIVGAITVQDHINSVQQSGNDTSSLLTLAEKMGELLARMHDEDLIHGDLTTSNILLRPPTEKLDLVLIDFGLSFISGLPEDKGVDLYVLEKAFLSTHPDTETMFKALLKTYAATSKKSGPVIKRLDEVRLRGRKRSMIG is encoded by the exons ATGGCGGCGGCAGAAACGGAGGCGGGCGGCCTGCGCTCTGGCAtggccggggccgcggggccTGCGGTGGAcgaggccggggccggggccggggccggggccggggccgcggccgcg GCCCCTGCGGTGGATGAGGCGGGGGCCGCGGAGGAGGCCgaggcgccgccgccgccgctgccggggCTGCAGCTGGTGCAGCAGGGCGCCGAGGCGCGCGTTTACCGGGGGCTCTTCCTCGGGCGGGCGGCGGTGGCCAAGCTCCGCATCCCGAAGCGGTACCGCCACCCGGCGCTGGAGGAGCGGCTGAGCCGGCGGCGCACGGCGCAGGAGGCGCGGTCGCTGCTGCGGTGCCGGCGGGCAG GGATTTCAGCTCCAGTGGTCTACTTCGTGGATTATGTCACCAACTCCATATATCTTGAAGATATTGTAGGCGCAATTACTGTTCAAGATCATATTAATTCTGTACAACAGAGTGGAAATGATACCAGTAGCCTCCTTACCTTAGCAGAGAAGATGGGCGAGCTGTTAGCAAGAATGCACGATGAAGATCTTATACATGGGGATCTTACAACTTCCAATATACTTCTGCGGCCACCCACAGAGAAACTGGACTTGGTGCTGATAGACTTTGGACTCAGTTTTATTTCAGGTCTTCCGGAGGATAAAGGAGTTGATTTGTATGTTCTGGAAAAAGCCTTCCTTAGCACTCATCCAGATACTGAAACTATGTTTAAAGCTTTGCTAAAGACCTATGCAGCTACATCTAAGAAATCTGGTCCTGTGATCAAAAGGCTAGATGAAGTACGActaaggggaaggaagagatcCATGATTGGGTAG